One segment of Drosophila mauritiana strain mau12 chromosome 3R, ASM438214v1, whole genome shotgun sequence DNA contains the following:
- the LOC117143903 gene encoding nuclear pore complex protein Nup58 has translation MFTPNTNNAIGGGTAAPGAFAFGARPATTTAPPPSFGAATSTPTFGAAPGTTSLFAAPAATPAFGAPAATPAFGAPASTPGFGATSTATPAFGTAAATPAFGVPAATSAFGAPAATPAFGAPAATPAFGATAATPAFGATAATPAFGAPAATSAFGAPAATTAFGAPASTQASAFGAPAPAVGTVAPTFSFATPATSAPTTAPPAFGFGTTATTAAAAMPASLSSGIGSFAFPKPQATTAASLNFNTTTTTATAQPFNTGLKLGTTNATTTLGGGGIFSKPAGQAAAPAASTFVGLGGIDVTATQPKLGDNKQDGIKIKETKVPDEIIKTVDGLKAYIKQQKTISSDIGRTSTSKFTNVSHEITNLKWALQNMATLVEGSNQQIRLMRQETVKAIQSLEMAQRTQDTPAGLQFENNAPFQYFQCLVAKYEQDLIAFRQQIALTERHMHAISNPQSISPDDLKRGFRQLNESFISLAGRLHEVHQRVEEHKEHYLNLRRYRLRDTTNVFERIDNPPLPSVEPQRISSGPTPFSNISALMNKSYATAASSATNATGN, from the exons ATGTTTACGCCCAACACGAACAACGCCATTGGAGGCGGCACTGCTGCTCCCGGCGCTTTCGCTTTTGGCGCGCGACCGGCGACGACGACTGCTCCGCCTCCATCCTTTGGAGCAGCCACCTCTACGCCCACCTTCGGTGCTGCTCCGGGCACCACCTCCTTGTTTGCAGCTCCGGCGGCCACACCGGCCTTTGGGGCACCAGCTGCTACGCCGGCTTTTGGAGCGCCTGCGTCCACGCCTGGTTTTGGCGCCACTTCCACTGCGACGCCGGCTTTTGGAACGGCTGCTGCCACGCCCGCTTTTGGCGTACCAGCAGCAACGTCGGCTTTTGGAGCTCCAGCTGCCACGCCCGCTTTTGGAGCTCCAGCTGCCACGCCCGCCTTTGGAGCAACCGCCGCTACGCCCGCTTTTGGCGCAACCGCCGCCACGCCCGCTTTTGGAGCACCCGCCGCCACGTCCGCCTTCGGAGCACCCGCAGCGACAACTGCGTTTGGAGCGCCAGCTTCCACGCAAGCATCGGCCTTCGGAGCACCTGCACCAGCCGTGGGCACTGTGGCTCCCACTTTCTCCTTTGCCACTCCGGCCACTAGTGCGCCGACCACCGCGCCGCCGGCCTTTGGATTCGGCACCACCGCCACAACGGCGGCAGCTGCGATGCCAGCATCCCTCAGCTCCGGAATTGGATCGTTTGCCTTCCCCAAGCCACAGGCCACCACGGCGGCCAGTTTGAACTTTAACACAACCACGACGACGGCGACGGCGCAGCCCTTCAACACGGGTCTAAAACTGGGAACCACCAATGCGACGACAACCCTAGGAGGAGGAGGAATCTTTAGCAAGCCAGCGGGTCAGGCAGCTGCCCCGGCAGCATCAACTTTTGTGGGTCTGGGTGGGATCGATGTGACCGCCACGCAACCAAAGCTGGGGGACAACAAGCAGGATGGCATCAAG ATTAAGGAAACCAAAGTGCCCGACGAGATAATAAAAACGGTGGATGGCCTAAAGGCGTATATCAAGCAGCAGAAGACGATCTCCTCCGACATTGGACGGACTTCCACGTCCAAATTCACGAATGTCAGCCACGAGATCACGAACTTGAAGTGGGCGCTGCAGAATATGGCCACTTTAGTGGAGGGCAGCAATCAGCAGATCCGCCTGATGCGCCAAGAGACCGTCAAGGCGATTCAATCTCTGGAGATGGCCCAACGCACGCAGGACACCCCAGCCGGTCTGCAGTTCGAGAACAATGCTCCGTTCCAGTACTTTCAGTGCCTGGTGGCGAAGTACGAGCAGGATTTGATCGCCTTTCGCCAGCAGATCGCTCTGACCGAGCGCCACATGCACGCGATCTCCAATCCGCAGAGTATTTCGCCGGATGATCTGAAGCGTGGCTTCCGCCAACTGAATGAGAGTTTCATCTCGCTGGCGGGACGCCTCCACGAGGTGCATCAGCGGGTGGAGGAGCATAAGGAGCACTACCTAAACCTCAGACGCTACCGCCTGCGAGACACCACCAACGTTTTCGAGCGGATCGACAATCCTCCGCTGCCGTCGGTGGAACCTCAACGGATTAGCAGCGGTCCAACGCCCTTCTCCAACATATCGGCTCTGATGAACAAGTCCTATGCAACGGCGGCCAGTTCCGCCACCAATGCCACAGGCAATTGA